A genomic region of Taeniopygia guttata chromosome 28, bTaeGut7.mat, whole genome shotgun sequence contains the following coding sequences:
- the SH3GL1 gene encoding endophilin-A2 isoform X2, with amino-acid sequence MSVAGLKKQFYKATQLVSEKVGGAEGTKLDDDFKEMEKKVDVTSKAVTEVLTRTIEYLQPNPASRAKLTMLNTMSKIRGQVKNPGYPQSEGLLGECMIRYGKELGEDSNFGDALLDAGESMKRLAEVKDSLDIEVKQNFIDPLQNLCDKDLKEIQHHLKKLEGRRLDFDYKKKRQGKIPDEELRQAMEKFEESKEVAETSMHNLLETDIEQVSQLSALVDAQLDYHRQAVQILDELAEKLKRRMREASSRPKREYKPKPRETYDFRETDQSNGGFSCNPTPKVSASASFRSDKPSRASVRSIPPLDQPCCKALYDFEPENDGELGFKEGDIITLTNQIDENWYEGMIHGQSGFFPLNYVEVLVPLPQ; translated from the exons CTGGTCAGCGAGAAGGTCGGAGGGGCCGAAGGGACCAAGTTGGACGATGACTTCAAGGAGATGGAAAAA AAAGTGGACGTGACCAGCAAGGCTGTGACAGAAGTACTGACCAGAACCATAGAGTACCTCCAGCCCAACCCAG CTTCCAGAGCCAAGCTCACCATGCTCAACACGATGTCCAAGATCCGTGGGCAGGTGAAGAACCCCGGGTACCCCCAGTCcgaggggctgctgggggagtgCATGATCCGCtatgggaaggagctgggagaggatTCCAACTTTG ggGACGCGCTCCTGGACGCCGGCGAATCCATGAAACGCCTGGCGGAGGTGAAGGACTCGCTGGACATTGAGGTCAAGCAGAACTTCATTGATCCCCTGCAGAACCTGTGTGACAAGGACCTGAAAGAGATCCAG CACCATCTCAAGAAGCTGGAAGGGCGGCGCCTGGACTTCGACTACAAGAAGAAGCGGCAGGGCAAGATCCCCGACGAGGAGCTCCGGCAGGCCATGGAGAAGTTTGAGGAGTCCAAGGAAGTGGCAGAGACCAGCATGCACAACCTCCTGGAGACAGAT ATCGAGCAGGTGAGCCAGCTGTCAGCCCTGGTGGATGCCCAGCTGGATTACCACAGGCAGGCAGTGCAGATCCTGGACGAGCTGGCCGAGAAGCTCAAGCGCAG GATGAGGGAGGCCTCCTCACGTCCCAAGCGGGAATACAAACCCAAGCCCAGGGAGACGTACGACTTCAGGGAGACTGACCAGTCCAACGGGGGCTTCTCCTGCAACCCCACCCCCAAAGTCTCAG CTTCCGCCTCTTTCCGGTCGGACAAGCCGTCCCGGGCCTCCGTCAGGAGTATCC cccccctggaccagccctgctgcaaagCCCTCTACGACTTCGAGCCCGAGAACGACGGCGAGCTGGGCTTCAAGGAGGGCGACATCATCACCCTGACCAACCAGATCGACGAGAACTGGTACGAGGGGATGATCCACGGCCAGTCCGGCTTCTTCCCGCTCAACTACGTGGAAGTGCTGGTCCCGCTACCTCAGTGA
- the SH3GL1 gene encoding endophilin-A2 isoform X1: MSVAGLKKQFYKATQLVSEKVGGAEGTKLDDDFKEMEKKVDVTSKAVTEVLTRTIEYLQPNPASRAKLTMLNTMSKIRGQVKNPGYPQSEGLLGECMIRYGKELGEDSNFGDALLDAGESMKRLAEVKDSLDIEVKQNFIDPLQNLCDKDLKEIQHHLKKLEGRRLDFDYKKKRQGKIPDEELRQAMEKFEESKEVAETSMHNLLETDIEQVSQLSALVDAQLDYHRQAVQILDELAEKLKRRMREASSRPKREYKPKPRETYDFRETDQSNGGFSCNPTPKVSAPLDQPCCKALYDFEPENDGELGFKEGDIITLTNQIDENWYEGMIHGQSGFFPLNYVEVLVPLPQ, translated from the exons CTGGTCAGCGAGAAGGTCGGAGGGGCCGAAGGGACCAAGTTGGACGATGACTTCAAGGAGATGGAAAAA AAAGTGGACGTGACCAGCAAGGCTGTGACAGAAGTACTGACCAGAACCATAGAGTACCTCCAGCCCAACCCAG CTTCCAGAGCCAAGCTCACCATGCTCAACACGATGTCCAAGATCCGTGGGCAGGTGAAGAACCCCGGGTACCCCCAGTCcgaggggctgctgggggagtgCATGATCCGCtatgggaaggagctgggagaggatTCCAACTTTG ggGACGCGCTCCTGGACGCCGGCGAATCCATGAAACGCCTGGCGGAGGTGAAGGACTCGCTGGACATTGAGGTCAAGCAGAACTTCATTGATCCCCTGCAGAACCTGTGTGACAAGGACCTGAAAGAGATCCAG CACCATCTCAAGAAGCTGGAAGGGCGGCGCCTGGACTTCGACTACAAGAAGAAGCGGCAGGGCAAGATCCCCGACGAGGAGCTCCGGCAGGCCATGGAGAAGTTTGAGGAGTCCAAGGAAGTGGCAGAGACCAGCATGCACAACCTCCTGGAGACAGAT ATCGAGCAGGTGAGCCAGCTGTCAGCCCTGGTGGATGCCCAGCTGGATTACCACAGGCAGGCAGTGCAGATCCTGGACGAGCTGGCCGAGAAGCTCAAGCGCAG GATGAGGGAGGCCTCCTCACGTCCCAAGCGGGAATACAAACCCAAGCCCAGGGAGACGTACGACTTCAGGGAGACTGACCAGTCCAACGGGGGCTTCTCCTGCAACCCCACCCCCAAAGTCTCAG cccccctggaccagccctgctgcaaagCCCTCTACGACTTCGAGCCCGAGAACGACGGCGAGCTGGGCTTCAAGGAGGGCGACATCATCACCCTGACCAACCAGATCGACGAGAACTGGTACGAGGGGATGATCCACGGCCAGTCCGGCTTCTTCCCGCTCAACTACGTGGAAGTGCTGGTCCCGCTACCTCAGTGA